From Isachenkonia alkalipeptolytica, one genomic window encodes:
- the dxs gene encoding 1-deoxy-D-xylulose-5-phosphate synthase, with product MYKYLTNVNSPDDLKELDEMEIEKLANEIRFFLLENVSKTGGHLASNLGVIELTLAMHSVFDTTTDKIVWDVGHQSYVHKLVTGRRNQFESLRQYKGLSGFPKRGESVHDHFETGHSSTSISAALGIATARDLSNETYDVTAIIGDGALSGGMAFEALNHVGQNKTNINIILNDNEMSISENTGGLSQYLAKVRAMPVYSKVKGDVEALINHIPAVGKSMVKTAGKAKDSIKYFFVPGVLFEEIGITYIGPIDGHDYGRIQEALKRAKAIKGPVLVHVLTKKGKGYIHAEERPEKYHGVSSFDISTGKPLKASNKVSFSKVVGRTLVEIAEDNPKITAITAAMPDGTGIAEFSEKFPQRFFDVGIAEQHAVTLAAGQSVAGLHPFFAVYSTFLQRGFDQVLHDVALQNLPLTLLLDRAGVVGADGETHQGIYDIGYLSLIPNLQILSPENGTELHAMIKYSLEAKAPVAIRYPKADARECDFNSDIKIAKGKAKITKQYGDDVVVFAFGPIHKNAEEAVEKLREQNTNATLVNLRFAKPLDQQTIIDLSQKAGRIYTIEDHALIGGVGSHIVQVLNEHQISKPVYRFGYPDHFIHQGSISEIYQEYGMDAEAIANKILSDARPKLRNVKSFMK from the coding sequence ATGTATAAGTACTTAACGAACGTTAATTCGCCGGATGATCTGAAAGAACTTGATGAGATGGAAATTGAAAAATTGGCAAATGAAATTCGATTCTTTCTATTAGAAAATGTATCGAAAACCGGAGGGCACCTGGCCTCAAATTTAGGAGTCATTGAACTCACATTAGCAATGCATTCCGTATTTGATACAACAACGGACAAGATTGTATGGGATGTTGGTCACCAAAGTTACGTACACAAATTAGTCACCGGTAGAAGAAATCAGTTCGAATCCCTGCGGCAATATAAAGGTTTAAGTGGTTTTCCTAAGCGGGGGGAAAGTGTACATGATCATTTTGAAACAGGACACAGTTCCACATCAATTTCTGCCGCTTTAGGTATTGCTACGGCCCGGGACCTATCTAATGAAACTTACGATGTCACCGCGATAATAGGGGATGGTGCTTTAAGCGGAGGTATGGCTTTTGAAGCTTTGAATCACGTAGGTCAAAACAAAACCAATATCAACATTATATTGAACGATAATGAAATGTCTATTTCTGAGAATACCGGAGGGTTATCACAATATCTTGCTAAAGTGCGGGCAATGCCTGTATATTCAAAGGTTAAAGGCGATGTGGAAGCCCTAATTAACCACATTCCCGCCGTCGGTAAAAGCATGGTTAAAACCGCCGGAAAAGCTAAAGATAGCATCAAATACTTTTTTGTTCCCGGAGTTTTATTTGAAGAAATAGGAATTACTTATATTGGTCCAATTGACGGGCATGATTATGGAAGAATTCAAGAGGCTTTAAAAAGAGCAAAGGCTATTAAAGGACCGGTACTTGTGCATGTGCTAACGAAAAAAGGAAAAGGCTATATCCATGCGGAAGAAAGACCGGAAAAATATCATGGGGTGAGTTCTTTTGATATATCCACCGGAAAACCGTTGAAAGCTTCAAATAAAGTTTCTTTTTCAAAGGTTGTGGGTAGAACCCTGGTTGAAATAGCCGAAGATAATCCTAAAATCACTGCTATTACTGCTGCAATGCCCGATGGTACGGGGATCGCAGAATTCTCAGAAAAATTCCCGCAGCGTTTCTTTGATGTAGGCATTGCAGAACAGCATGCGGTAACATTAGCAGCCGGTCAATCAGTAGCAGGGCTACATCCTTTCTTTGCAGTTTACTCTACTTTCCTGCAACGGGGCTTCGACCAAGTACTCCACGATGTTGCTTTGCAAAATTTACCATTAACCTTACTTTTGGACCGTGCTGGAGTCGTAGGCGCAGATGGAGAAACCCACCAAGGGATTTATGATATTGGTTATTTATCTCTAATTCCTAACTTACAGATCCTATCGCCGGAAAACGGGACAGAACTGCATGCGATGATTAAATATTCTCTTGAAGCAAAAGCACCGGTTGCCATTCGATATCCAAAGGCGGATGCGCGAGAATGTGATTTTAATTCAGATATAAAAATAGCTAAAGGCAAAGCTAAAATCACAAAGCAGTATGGAGACGATGTGGTTGTCTTTGCATTCGGCCCAATTCATAAGAATGCAGAAGAAGCGGTGGAAAAACTTCGGGAGCAAAATACTAATGCCACTTTAGTAAACCTTCGGTTTGCTAAACCCTTAGACCAACAGACTATTATTGATTTAAGCCAAAAAGCTGGTAGGATATATACGATCGAAGATCATGCTCTAATCGGTGGTGTAGGAAGTCACATTGTCCAAGTTCTTAATGAGCATCAAATTTCCAAACCGGTATACCGGTTTGGATACCCGGACCATTTTATTCATCAAGGCTCCATCAGTGAAATTTATCAAGAGTACGGAATGGATGCAGAGGCCATAGCAAATAAGATTCTATCCGATGCTCGACCAAAGTTAAGAAATGTTAAGTCTTTTATGAAATAG
- a CDS encoding divergent PAP2 family protein has product MEFVHSLFSNEYLIVAFLAWFIAQSIKVLHTLIRDRRFNLSRFVGSGGMPSSHSSFVMGLTTTIGLNHGWNSATFAVSLVFSLVVMYDAAGVRRAVGKQAIIMNKIIDDLQSKRKDKKSKDPKVKSQILTEKRLKELIGHTPVEVFAGAILGIIVANIVV; this is encoded by the coding sequence GTGGAGTTTGTACATTCATTGTTTTCAAATGAATATTTGATTGTGGCCTTTTTGGCATGGTTTATTGCACAATCCATTAAAGTATTGCACACGTTGATACGAGATCGTCGTTTCAACTTATCCAGATTTGTAGGATCTGGAGGTATGCCCAGCTCTCACTCGTCCTTTGTTATGGGGCTTACTACAACCATAGGGCTAAATCATGGTTGGAATTCGGCAACCTTCGCAGTGTCCTTAGTTTTCTCTCTAGTAGTCATGTACGATGCCGCCGGGGTCCGAAGAGCCGTGGGTAAACAAGCAATAATCATGAATAAAATTATTGATGACTTACAATCCAAACGAAAAGATAAAAAATCGAAGGATCCCAAAGTTAAGTCTCAAATATTAACAGAAAAAAGATTAAAAGAACTCATCGGCCATACCCCTGTGGAAGTTTTTGCAGGAGCCATTCTAGGCATTATTGTGGCGAACATCGTAGTTTGA
- a CDS encoding polyprenyl synthetase family protein: MKETLKEYNELVDEELKKYLKVQDENSRIVYEAMQYSIFAGGKRLRPVLLMATHELFNDKHSEALPFAAAIEMIHTYSLIHDDLPAMDNDDYRRGKLTNHKVFGEGIAILAGDGLLNKAYELLLTEIVEAQDPTLPAKAAKTIGDAAGVKGMIGGQVADIISENQEISAKDLDYIHAHKTGALIEAAMVSGAIISGAQPKDIANIRRVGKNLGLAFQIKDDILDIIGDEKQLGKQIGSDEAKEKSTYPKLYGLDACKKMIQELTEESNEILDYYLPKSDFLKKLNNYLMDREN, encoded by the coding sequence AAGGAATATAACGAATTAGTCGATGAGGAGTTAAAAAAATATTTAAAAGTCCAAGATGAAAATAGTCGTATAGTATATGAGGCGATGCAATATAGTATATTTGCTGGCGGCAAAAGATTAAGGCCGGTTCTGTTAATGGCAACCCATGAACTTTTTAATGATAAGCACTCAGAAGCTCTTCCCTTTGCCGCGGCTATCGAGATGATTCATACGTACTCTTTAATCCATGATGATTTACCCGCCATGGATAATGATGATTATCGCAGAGGCAAACTTACTAACCATAAGGTTTTCGGTGAAGGGATAGCAATACTCGCTGGTGACGGGCTATTAAATAAAGCTTATGAATTGCTGTTAACTGAAATTGTTGAGGCTCAAGATCCTACCCTCCCAGCAAAGGCTGCAAAAACCATTGGTGATGCGGCGGGTGTTAAAGGAATGATCGGAGGACAAGTGGCTGATATCATTTCTGAGAATCAGGAAATCTCTGCAAAAGACCTTGATTACATTCATGCTCATAAAACCGGAGCGTTGATTGAAGCCGCCATGGTTTCCGGTGCCATTATTTCCGGTGCCCAACCCAAAGATATTGCCAACATCCGAAGGGTAGGGAAAAACCTCGGCTTGGCTTTTCAGATTAAAGACGATATTTTAGATATTATAGGAGATGAAAAACAACTGGGTAAGCAAATAGGCAGTGATGAAGCAAAGGAAAAGTCGACTTACCCCAAACTCTATGGACTGGATGCCTGTAAGAAAATGATACAAGAATTAACAGAAGAATCAAATGAAATTCTCGATTACTATTTACCAAAATCTGATTTTCTAAAAAAACTGAACAACTATCTAATGGACCGTGAGAATTAG